In Caldicellulosiruptor morganii, the following proteins share a genomic window:
- the istA gene encoding IS21 family transposase, giving the protein MQNLTAHLNMIRAMKMKPNFSELARIYGIDRRTVKKYYEGYEGKPKNRNKPSKLDKYYDEIKSKLAIKGVTVKGVYEYLKSKDETIGTYSNFNKYVKKKGLKPEKKIKGHPRFETDPGEQAQVDWKENMKLVSRNGEEFVINVLDFKLGYSRYCCFEINRTKTQEELIESLIRIFKDIGGVPKEILFDNAAAVVDITGEKIKVNSRFKSFAKDFGFEVKLCKPRHSYTKGKVEAANKFIDWILPYQGEFETEEDLVRIIKEINAKVNMQPNQTTQVPPALLFQKEKEYLQPLPDKRLIESYLNSYKSVKVQKDSLIYYKGSKYSVPPEYIGKTVQVKEVENKIYIYYNTNLLRIHVIDEKSINYHDEDYKQLMLMRVGQKEELNKICEENLKKFDNLLKT; this is encoded by the coding sequence ATGCAGAACTTAACAGCACATTTAAACATGATAAGGGCGATGAAAATGAAACCTAACTTTTCAGAACTTGCAAGAATATATGGGATAGACAGAAGAACAGTAAAAAAGTATTATGAGGGTTATGAAGGAAAACCTAAGAATAGAAATAAACCAAGTAAATTGGACAAATACTATGATGAGATAAAATCAAAGCTTGCTATCAAAGGAGTTACAGTCAAGGGTGTTTATGAGTATTTAAAATCAAAAGATGAGACAATAGGAACATACTCAAATTTCAATAAGTATGTTAAGAAAAAAGGATTAAAGCCAGAGAAGAAAATAAAAGGTCACCCAAGATTTGAGACAGATCCAGGTGAGCAAGCGCAAGTTGATTGGAAAGAGAATATGAAGCTTGTCTCAAGAAATGGAGAGGAGTTTGTCATTAATGTTCTTGATTTTAAATTAGGTTATTCAAGATATTGCTGCTTTGAGATAAACAGGACAAAAACTCAAGAAGAATTAATAGAAAGTCTAATAAGAATATTCAAAGATATAGGCGGAGTACCGAAAGAGATTTTATTTGACAATGCAGCAGCAGTTGTTGATATAACAGGTGAGAAAATTAAAGTAAATTCAAGATTTAAAAGTTTTGCAAAAGACTTTGGGTTTGAAGTGAAACTGTGCAAACCAAGACATTCGTACACAAAAGGAAAAGTTGAAGCAGCAAACAAGTTTATAGATTGGATACTGCCATATCAGGGTGAATTTGAAACAGAAGAGGACTTAGTAAGGATAATAAAAGAGATAAACGCAAAGGTCAATATGCAGCCAAATCAAACAACTCAAGTCCCACCTGCTCTTCTGTTTCAAAAAGAAAAAGAGTATTTACAACCCTTGCCAGACAAAAGGCTAATAGAGAGTTACCTAAATTCCTACAAGTCAGTTAAAGTCCAAAAGGACTCTCTGATTTACTACAAGGGAAGTAAATACTCTGTTCCACCCGAATATATAGGAAAGACAGTCCAAGTAAAGGAGGTGGAAAACAAAATTTATATTTATTATAACACAAACCTGTTAAGGATACATGTTATTGATGAAAAAAGTATCAATTATCACGATGAAGATTACAAACAGCTCATGCTAATGAGAGTTGGTCAAAAAGAAGAGCTTAACAAGATATGTGAGGAGAACCTAAAGAAATTTGATAATCTGTTGAAAACCTAA
- a CDS encoding HlyD family efflux transporter periplasmic adaptor subunit produces the protein MREVIYDFGELKESKLLYESEIPRYGLFITYILLALVIGLVLWSVVGKIDINLKIQGIIRPWEDEAKVISYVGGKVKEVFVKEGEYVKKGEILFKIDDWEYVKKKNFLKQQLGEYEKKINDLKELRNCIEKGESLRNKDNAYYLRYLSYIYEVNKLRKAADEAKVQREYSLKEFKSQIESLDEKIKSINNFESALRKIKGVISKGKQVEIEKYNIEYLGFILSEIEAYNQQVKTKSDGRNIQSKILISKIDSKLDELRQSKSELILQKQKIEGQLGVLNISGDDIKGDIEKYKLDMLMQIDNEISNLNSEIKNLKINLNGTEKLIENCIVRAEKDGYVEFSNELVRGSVVNSGEEISRIVGSQARGFKVIGYIPNTKGSSVEIGKKAKIKIAGADGLKVLEGKVRRVSQDIKIASQSGQGFYEVEVEIKDVPKDIRLSAGQACEISIVIEQKQLIKWILEKLGLRL, from the coding sequence ATGAGAGAGGTAATATATGATTTTGGAGAGCTCAAGGAAAGCAAGCTTTTGTATGAATCAGAGATTCCAAGGTATGGACTTTTTATTACATATATTTTGCTTGCCTTAGTGATAGGACTTGTTTTGTGGAGTGTGGTAGGAAAAATTGATATAAATCTGAAGATTCAAGGGATAATAAGACCTTGGGAAGATGAAGCAAAGGTGATAAGTTATGTTGGAGGGAAGGTAAAAGAGGTTTTTGTAAAAGAAGGTGAATATGTAAAGAAAGGTGAGATTTTATTCAAAATTGATGATTGGGAGTATGTAAAAAAGAAGAATTTTTTGAAACAGCAACTTGGCGAATATGAAAAAAAGATTAATGATTTAAAAGAATTGAGAAATTGTATAGAAAAAGGAGAAAGTCTCAGAAACAAAGATAATGCATACTATTTGAGATATCTGAGCTATATTTATGAGGTAAACAAATTAAGAAAAGCAGCAGATGAAGCAAAAGTGCAAAGAGAGTACAGTTTAAAAGAGTTTAAAAGTCAAATAGAAAGTTTAGATGAAAAAATTAAAAGTATTAATAATTTCGAAAGTGCGTTGAGGAAGATAAAGGGAGTTATCAGCAAAGGGAAGCAAGTTGAGATAGAAAAATACAACATAGAGTATTTAGGATTTATATTGAGTGAGATAGAAGCTTACAATCAACAGGTGAAGACAAAATCGGATGGTAGAAATATACAGAGTAAGATTTTAATATCGAAAATAGATTCAAAGCTTGATGAGCTGAGGCAGTCAAAAAGTGAGTTGATTTTGCAAAAACAGAAAATAGAAGGGCAGCTTGGTGTGCTAAATATTTCAGGTGATGATATAAAAGGAGATATTGAGAAATATAAGCTTGATATGCTGATGCAGATTGATAATGAAATTAGTAATTTAAATAGTGAGATAAAGAACCTGAAGATCAACCTTAATGGGACTGAAAAGTTGATAGAAAACTGTATAGTAAGAGCAGAAAAAGATGGTTATGTGGAATTTAGTAACGAATTGGTCAGAGGATCGGTGGTAAACAGCGGAGAAGAGATTAGCAGAATAGTTGGCAGTCAAGCAAGAGGATTTAAGGTTATTGGGTACATACCAAATACAAAAGGTAGTAGTGTAGAAATAGGCAAGAAGGCAAAAATAAAGATAGCAGGAGCAGATGGGTTAAAAGTATTGGAAGGAAAGGTTAGGAGGGTATCGCAAGATATAAAAATAGCAAGCCAGAGTGGGCAGGGGTTTTATGAGGTTGAGGTAGAGATAAAGGATGTTCCAAAGGACATTAGGCTAAGTGCAGGGCAGGCGTGTGAAATAAGCATAGTGATTGAGCAAAAACAGTTGATTAAGTGGATATTAGAGAAGTTGGGATTGAGGTTATGA
- a CDS encoding type 2 lanthipeptide synthetase LanM family protein yields MKEIKKCLESSYIDEMLKKLIPEILFIDERIRLYKELGFCNYNIEQLEEWVNTRGLFYREHFYEYLDLKGLTVEDMALAFKKLTEEEKNKLLEKAKQLDCINLITELIINYLEEFESIDVDLLRKDFGVSLDLLMLPFIYYLSKKLRDIRENIINFQIDSRAIESIVRQLSEYLIQISIKAIICELHDYKEKGLLKGETGEERFQFFIEDRFKEPKKLIDFYLKYPVLLRRLAKKTKDFTEFIEKMLTDIDKSFVKICAKIDIKNDVSYRITNIECGKGDVHERCRFTAIIEIEGEKKLVYKPRCLKVKEKFEEFIGWINGNANAVVPDFLNLIVNKGVYEEDFTIEEFVTYDSCETEEEVKRYYIRLGEIGALIYLLGGNDIHYENVIAHREYPVVVDLESLFQGDTAVFTGESDAYIIAFNKIIKSIARTGVLPFAFGGNNLDLSAVGGDKQKVPYKVLKLVEAGTDNMHLEYDEAELGPAQNIPLLNGEKVDYKDYGNDIIYGIKMIFDFVTKKKEEFLSKLEIFRGEKVRKIIRSTQYYARMMDFSTHPAYLSDAVKFERLYLNMWASPYKNKRIVLSEINDMLNDDIPIFYGLTDSKILIDSFGKQIEDCYDKSSIEEVKELIGNIDNNFIEEQVTHATVALGLFEKLVNKKFECIEKLNFEENDITLEKQQELLLNGIKFLYNEIVKEVIWDNNKKTCSWISPIYDNKNNLWKLSPLSIDFFRGVGGIYLFLNYYSELLLDKNEELKELLNALQYTLYKGIKDGVIEAGKRKNNEFIMNSINSIIQAIYVLLVSQPKNKDRTLFEVIELLLELLENKANLILDDKVMFEIDFNIIIKILIELYKYTGLDKCLKLVEIFLNQFYKSTCTIKRADNIYSGYGMLSVNLCELSHLINDVSFLEQAKELLDRNFKDYINTQDCSFYSGLGGFLMCLSQVYNKANEISNFLPVIKKHIVKMGNKINIDDSVFYGAAGEIEAIYSIYNLTKDDEIKSILNKRVQYMLSRYNKLGSFNIKSLEKFKTVYFSQGLSGIGYTLLRIYNLSKLPNVLIFDT; encoded by the coding sequence TTGAAAGAAATAAAAAAATGTTTAGAGTCTTCATATATTGATGAAATGCTCAAAAAATTGATACCTGAAATACTTTTCATAGATGAAAGGATAAGGCTATACAAAGAATTAGGGTTTTGCAATTATAATATTGAACAATTAGAAGAGTGGGTAAACACTAGAGGGCTTTTCTATAGGGAACACTTTTATGAATACCTTGATTTAAAAGGTCTTACAGTAGAAGATATGGCTTTAGCATTTAAAAAGTTAACAGAAGAAGAAAAGAATAAACTTTTGGAAAAAGCAAAACAGTTAGATTGCATAAATTTAATTACGGAGTTGATAATTAATTATTTAGAGGAATTTGAAAGTATTGATGTTGATTTATTAAGGAAAGATTTTGGAGTATCATTGGATCTACTTATGTTGCCGTTTATATATTATTTATCAAAAAAATTAAGAGATATTAGAGAAAACATAATAAACTTTCAAATAGACAGTCGAGCGATAGAAAGTATAGTAAGACAGTTATCCGAGTATTTGATACAAATATCAATCAAAGCTATTATATGTGAACTGCACGATTATAAAGAGAAAGGGCTACTTAAAGGGGAGACTGGTGAAGAAAGATTCCAATTTTTCATAGAAGATAGATTTAAAGAACCAAAAAAATTAATTGATTTTTATCTGAAATATCCGGTTTTATTAAGAAGATTGGCTAAAAAGACAAAAGATTTTACTGAATTTATAGAGAAAATGCTGACTGATATTGATAAAAGTTTTGTAAAGATATGTGCCAAAATAGATATAAAAAATGACGTATCGTATCGAATAACCAATATTGAGTGTGGAAAAGGAGATGTTCATGAAAGATGCAGGTTTACTGCAATAATAGAGATAGAAGGTGAAAAGAAATTAGTTTATAAACCGCGCTGTTTAAAAGTAAAAGAAAAATTTGAGGAATTTATAGGTTGGATCAACGGAAATGCAAATGCAGTTGTTCCTGATTTTCTTAATTTAATAGTAAATAAAGGGGTATACGAAGAAGATTTTACAATTGAAGAATTTGTTACATATGATTCTTGTGAAACAGAAGAAGAAGTAAAAAGATATTATATCAGGTTAGGTGAAATTGGGGCATTAATTTATTTACTTGGAGGAAATGATATTCATTATGAGAATGTAATAGCACACAGAGAATATCCTGTTGTTGTAGATTTGGAATCGTTATTTCAGGGAGATACAGCTGTGTTTACAGGTGAAAGTGATGCCTATATTATTGCATTTAATAAAATAATTAAATCAATAGCAAGAACAGGTGTATTGCCATTTGCCTTTGGGGGTAACAATTTAGATTTAAGCGCAGTGGGTGGCGATAAGCAAAAAGTACCATATAAAGTTTTGAAATTAGTCGAAGCAGGGACAGATAACATGCATCTTGAATACGATGAAGCGGAGTTAGGACCTGCTCAGAATATACCTTTATTAAATGGGGAAAAGGTCGACTACAAGGATTATGGTAATGACATAATATATGGAATAAAGATGATATTTGATTTTGTTACGAAAAAGAAAGAAGAGTTTTTAAGCAAATTAGAGATATTTCGAGGAGAAAAAGTTAGGAAAATAATAAGATCTACACAATATTATGCAAGAATGATGGATTTTTCTACACATCCTGCTTATTTATCTGATGCTGTTAAATTTGAAAGACTATATTTGAATATGTGGGCTTCTCCATATAAAAACAAAAGAATAGTTTTATCTGAAATTAATGATATGTTAAATGATGACATTCCTATCTTTTATGGATTGACTGATTCTAAAATATTGATAGATTCATTTGGAAAGCAAATAGAAGATTGCTATGACAAAAGCAGTATAGAGGAAGTAAAGGAACTTATAGGTAATATTGATAATAATTTTATAGAAGAACAAGTAACCCATGCAACAGTAGCCTTAGGTCTTTTTGAGAAGTTGGTTAATAAGAAATTTGAGTGTATTGAAAAATTAAATTTTGAAGAAAATGATATAACATTAGAGAAACAGCAAGAATTACTTTTAAATGGCATAAAATTCTTATATAATGAAATAGTAAAGGAAGTTATATGGGATAATAATAAGAAGACATGTTCATGGATTAGTCCAATATACGATAATAAAAATAATTTATGGAAACTGAGTCCACTAAGTATTGATTTTTTCAGGGGAGTTGGAGGAATATATTTATTTTTGAATTATTATTCAGAACTTTTGTTAGATAAAAATGAGGAGTTAAAAGAACTTTTGAACGCATTACAGTATACTTTATATAAAGGGATTAAAGATGGTGTCATTGAAGCTGGCAAGAGGAAAAATAATGAGTTTATTATGAATTCAATAAATTCAATTATTCAAGCTATTTATGTATTGCTTGTAAGTCAGCCAAAAAACAAAGATCGAACGTTATTTGAAGTAATAGAGCTTTTATTAGAATTATTAGAAAACAAGGCTAATTTAATTTTAGATGATAAGGTTATGTTTGAGATTGACTTTAATATTATTATTAAAATACTTATTGAGTTATATAAATACACAGGATTAGATAAATGCTTAAAACTAGTGGAAATTTTTTTAAATCAATTTTATAAATCAACATGTACAATTAAGAGGGCAGATAATATATATAGTGGATACGGCATGTTAAGTGTTAATTTATGTGAATTGAGCCACCTAATAAACGATGTATCCTTTTTGGAGCAAGCGAAGGAGTTATTAGACAGAAATTTTAAAGATTATATTAATACACAAGATTGTTCTTTTTATTCGGGCTTAGGAGGCTTTTTAATGTGCCTATCTCAAGTTTATAATAAAGCAAACGAAATTTCAAATTTTCTTCCAGTTATAAAAAAACACATAGTAAAAATGGGGAATAAAATAAATATAGATGATTCTGTTTTTTATGGAGCAGCAGGGGAAATCGAAGCAATTTACAGTATTTACAATCTTACAAAAGATGATGAAATAAAGAGTATATTAAACAAAAGAGTTCAATATATGCTATCGAGATATAATAAATTAGGGAGTTTTAACATTAAATCATTAGAAAAATTCAAAACAGTCTACTTTTCACAAGGATTGAGCGGCATAGGATATACCTTATTAAGAATTTATAATTTATCAAAACTACCTAATGTGTTGATTTTTGACACCTAA
- a CDS encoding flavodoxin family protein: protein MNKKIFCYVGSPRGEKSITINLARKLLTYLSHRSECIYKIYSPSELKLEKCLGCECCFKNGNCELDKVDNFDKIKNEMISSDVIILGTPVYAGTISSYLKEFIERLSLWLHIFKLAGKCGVIIATSTGNSLNETAYYLRRIMHGWGISDIYTMLIPVQTNDDLEKAEINEEINRCVEYLCSFLSGLKKPASNNYLEQYFQTLKKLYLPVRNFEHYEAKYWNENGFFELNSYKELLEILYKGK from the coding sequence ATGAATAAAAAAATATTTTGTTATGTGGGTAGTCCTAGAGGCGAAAAATCAATAACAATCAATTTAGCCAGAAAACTATTAACATATTTAAGTCATCGTAGTGAATGTATTTATAAAATATATTCACCGTCTGAGCTGAAATTAGAAAAATGCCTGGGTTGTGAATGTTGTTTCAAAAATGGTAATTGTGAATTAGATAAGGTTGATAATTTTGATAAAATAAAAAATGAGATGATTTCCTCGGATGTAATAATACTTGGGACACCTGTTTACGCTGGAACAATTTCTTCTTATTTAAAAGAATTTATTGAAAGGCTATCTTTGTGGTTGCATATATTTAAACTTGCCGGCAAATGTGGCGTAATTATTGCAACTTCTACTGGAAATTCTTTGAATGAGACTGCTTATTACCTGAGAAGAATAATGCATGGATGGGGAATTAGTGATATATATACCATGTTAATTCCTGTTCAAACAAATGATGATTTAGAAAAGGCAGAAATAAATGAAGAAATAAATAGGTGCGTAGAGTATCTCTGTAGTTTTCTTTCTGGTTTAAAGAAACCAGCAAGTAATAATTATTTGGAACAATACTTCCAGACATTAAAAAAGTTATATTTACCTGTTAGAAACTTCGAACATTATGAAGCTAAATATTGGAATGAGAATGGTTTCTTTGAATTAAACAGTTATAAGGAATTATTAGAAATTCTATATAAAGGAAAGTGA
- a CDS encoding bacteriocin, which yields MPEYNKKDGVGKSFEELDEEEMKEIIGSEEKNKKSILVCMLISGGVSAVVSLITFEVTKKLI from the coding sequence ATGCCTGAATATAATAAAAAAGATGGTGTTGGAAAGTCATTTGAAGAACTTGATGAGGAAGAAATGAAAGAAATAATTGGGAGTGAAGAAAAAAACAAGAAGTCAATTTTAGTTTGTATGTTAATAAGTGGAGGAGTTTCAGCAGTTGTTTCTTTAATTACATTTGAAGTAACAAAAAAGCTTATTTAG
- a CDS encoding IS110 family RNA-guided transposase has protein sequence MPNTLIVGIDISSQSNSIFFIDDAGNHLIKKPFSLPNNQEGANELIKRVIDCLSQYNLSCIKFGMEATSHYTWHLHLHLASSSELLPYKPTFYVLNPSIVKGFKKIYTFLPKTDNIDAIVIAECVRFSKLNPTPLPDFKFAALQRLTRMRYHLVHNLTREKNRALNLIYLKFSTYSQECPFSDIFGKASCAIIENFTPDDIASMPLEDLIKFVSDNGNNRLSDVNKIAEILKTAANRSFRLHPLLAEANDLALSMTLENIRFMQEQLKKLDKEISKLLKAFSQTLTTVPGIGDVLAAGIIAEIGDIKRFKNEAALAKYSGLVWTQYQSGNFNAQDVSLAKCGNQYLRYYLVEAANCVRVHTVRYKAFYNKKFSEVTKHQHKRALVLTARRLIPLIFAMLSKGQIYQERGDVYNT, from the coding sequence TTGCCTAATACATTAATCGTGGGCATTGATATCAGTAGTCAGTCAAATTCTATCTTCTTCATCGATGATGCCGGTAATCACTTGATTAAAAAACCTTTTTCCTTGCCTAACAATCAAGAAGGCGCTAACGAATTAATCAAAAGAGTTATTGATTGTCTCAGCCAGTATAATCTATCCTGTATTAAGTTTGGCATGGAAGCAACTTCACATTACACATGGCATCTTCACCTTCATCTTGCTTCTTCTTCTGAACTACTACCTTACAAACCAACCTTCTACGTACTTAACCCAAGCATCGTCAAAGGATTTAAAAAAATCTACACTTTCTTGCCTAAGACAGATAATATTGACGCTATCGTTATTGCTGAATGTGTCAGGTTCAGTAAACTAAATCCAACACCTTTGCCAGATTTTAAATTTGCTGCACTGCAACGCCTTACCAGAATGCGCTACCACCTTGTTCATAATCTAACTCGCGAAAAAAACAGAGCTCTCAATCTCATATACCTTAAATTCTCTACTTATTCTCAAGAGTGCCCATTTTCAGATATCTTCGGTAAGGCATCTTGCGCTATCATCGAAAACTTTACACCTGATGATATCGCTTCTATGCCTTTAGAAGACTTAATTAAATTCGTATCCGATAACGGCAACAATAGACTCTCAGATGTTAATAAAATTGCTGAAATACTTAAAACTGCTGCTAATCGCTCCTTTAGATTACATCCTCTGTTGGCTGAGGCAAATGATTTAGCTTTGTCTATGACACTTGAAAACATTAGATTTATGCAAGAACAACTCAAAAAACTTGACAAAGAAATCTCAAAACTTCTTAAAGCTTTCTCTCAAACATTAACAACCGTTCCTGGCATAGGTGACGTTCTCGCAGCCGGCATCATCGCTGAAATCGGTGATATCAAGCGCTTCAAAAATGAAGCTGCTTTAGCTAAATACTCTGGCCTGGTTTGGACTCAATATCAGTCAGGCAATTTCAATGCCCAAGATGTCTCATTAGCTAAGTGTGGTAACCAATACCTGAGATACTATCTTGTTGAAGCTGCTAACTGTGTAAGGGTGCACACAGTACGCTACAAAGCTTTCTACAACAAGAAGTTCTCAGAGGTTACCAAACACCAGCATAAACGTGCCCTCGTCCTCACCGCAAGACGCTTAATTCCTCTGATCTTTGCAATGCTCAGCAAAGGTCAAATATATCAAGAAAGAGGTGATGTTTACAATACTTAG